The Candidatus Scalindua japonica genome includes a region encoding these proteins:
- the recN gene encoding DNA repair protein RecN has translation MLNELTISNFALIDKITIKFDEGLNIFTGTTGVGKSLIIGALNFLLGSRANNEIVGNSDKDVSVSGLFFIKSYQIRQGINSHIDNIDDEEIIIQRVLDHKGRNKCKLNNQPITVSLLKEIGEQLVNIHGQHEHESLTNPFQQLRTLDSFGKLDSLRGEFSNIYCNALDKVKLLNSLDEKRSERKKQIELYNYEIDEIESAQLQKKEDENLEEERYILANSEKIQNVLSLCSNSLYESDHSIIDGLKEIATELSKIMDVEKGFKNSLEVCNQTIYQLEDIANKLRNDIEKYDYDPGRLEQIEERIETIRSLKRKYGDSIEDILSKRDNTSVKLEQMLKENEDTEIIESELKKLKNELINTGKTLTQSRNKSAKKLSSLIKTELKDLGITDGKFDINVSALDSTNTELVVIKNANRSGFDRVEFMFSSNPGEKLKPLRKIASGGEISRIMLALKRHLAMSDQTPVLIFDEIDANIGGRMGRVIGEKLRLVAQSHQVICITHLPQIASYAEQHFKVNKTVRSNKTSVTIDNLSSKEQLEEIAEMIRGEEKSIVTRKQAKEMLDDAKKFMKQMSVSKR, from the coding sequence ATGTTGAACGAACTTACTATTTCCAACTTCGCCCTGATTGACAAGATTACAATAAAATTCGATGAAGGTTTAAATATTTTTACCGGTACAACAGGTGTCGGTAAATCTTTGATAATCGGTGCATTAAACTTCCTTCTTGGCAGTCGAGCAAATAATGAGATTGTTGGAAACAGCGATAAAGACGTTTCAGTAAGTGGATTATTCTTCATTAAAAGTTATCAAATTCGTCAAGGCATTAACAGTCATATTGATAATATTGATGATGAAGAGATTATCATACAGAGAGTATTGGACCACAAAGGCCGAAATAAATGCAAACTGAACAACCAGCCGATAACGGTCTCTTTATTGAAAGAGATCGGTGAACAATTGGTTAATATACATGGCCAACATGAACATGAATCACTAACTAACCCGTTTCAACAGCTTAGAACCCTTGATAGTTTTGGCAAGCTTGATAGTCTTAGAGGTGAATTTTCTAATATATATTGTAATGCCCTGGATAAAGTGAAGTTGTTAAACTCCTTAGACGAGAAACGGAGTGAAAGAAAGAAGCAGATTGAACTTTATAATTATGAAATAGATGAGATTGAAAGCGCACAATTGCAAAAGAAAGAAGATGAAAACCTGGAAGAGGAGCGTTATATTCTCGCAAACTCAGAGAAAATCCAAAATGTACTTTCATTATGTTCTAACAGCTTATATGAGTCAGATCACTCTATAATTGACGGGTTAAAAGAGATTGCGACCGAACTCTCAAAAATTATGGATGTTGAAAAAGGGTTTAAAAATAGTTTAGAAGTGTGTAACCAGACTATTTATCAGTTAGAAGATATCGCAAATAAACTGAGAAACGATATAGAAAAGTATGATTATGATCCGGGGAGATTGGAACAAATTGAGGAGAGAATAGAAACAATTAGAAGCCTTAAAAGGAAATATGGTGATTCAATCGAGGATATTCTTTCTAAAAGAGATAATACTAGTGTAAAGCTGGAACAAATGTTAAAGGAGAATGAGGATACAGAGATCATAGAGTCTGAACTGAAAAAATTAAAGAATGAACTAATTAATACGGGTAAAACGCTGACACAAAGCCGTAATAAATCTGCTAAAAAGCTATCCTCCCTTATCAAAACGGAATTAAAAGACCTGGGAATTACTGACGGAAAATTTGATATTAACGTATCTGCATTAGACAGCACCAATACGGAACTGGTGGTAATAAAAAATGCCAACCGTTCCGGGTTCGACCGTGTTGAGTTTATGTTCTCATCCAATCCGGGAGAGAAGCTTAAACCGCTCAGGAAGATTGCTTCCGGGGGTGAAATCTCAAGAATAATGCTAGCATTGAAACGACACCTGGCAATGTCAGATCAGACTCCTGTCCTGATATTTGATGAAATTGACGCCAATATTGGAGGCAGAATGGGACGTGTAATCGGCGAAAAGCTAAGACTGGTCGCACAGTCACATCAAGTTATCTGTATAACCCACCTGCCACAGATCGCGAGTTATGCGGAACAACATTTTAAGGTAAATAAAACCGTCAGGAGCAATAAGACATCTGTAACTATCGATAATCTTTCTTCAAAAGAGCAACTTGAAGAGATTGCGGAAATGATAAGAGGTGAGGAGAAGAGCATTGTGACAAGGAAACAGGCAAAAGAGATGCTTGATGACGCAAAAAAATTTATGAAGCAGATGTCAGTATCTAAGCGGTAA
- a CDS encoding TIGR00153 family protein: MRTFAKLFAKSPFAPLLKHMQEVNGCVTKTKEIFIALEKGDKKLVGKLAKEISKQEARADTTKNELRNHLPGGLFMPISKSALLEILSLQDDIADDCEDIGILLTLKELTLKDIFKDDFKNFLDKNIETFELVKIIIEDFDNLLETSFAGREAERVKSMVQEVALREHEADLSQRQLLKNIFSNEDQFTHGELQLWLLILKEIRTLSNTSEKLAHRIRNLLDLE; this comes from the coding sequence ATGAGAACATTCGCTAAATTATTTGCTAAATCACCGTTTGCACCACTTCTGAAGCATATGCAGGAAGTAAACGGCTGTGTAACTAAAACAAAAGAGATTTTTATTGCATTAGAAAAAGGTGATAAGAAATTAGTTGGAAAGTTAGCCAAAGAGATTTCAAAACAGGAAGCTAGAGCAGATACCACAAAAAATGAGTTGCGTAATCATCTCCCTGGTGGACTTTTTATGCCTATAAGTAAAAGTGCGTTATTAGAAATTTTATCATTACAGGATGATATAGCTGATGACTGTGAGGATATAGGGATTTTACTTACACTTAAGGAACTTACTCTAAAAGATATTTTCAAAGATGATTTCAAAAACTTTTTAGATAAGAATATTGAAACATTTGAACTCGTTAAAATTATCATAGAAGATTTTGATAATTTGCTTGAAACATCTTTTGCTGGGCGTGAAGCAGAAAGAGTGAAGTCTATGGTACAGGAAGTTGCCCTGAGAGAACATGAAGCTGATCTCTCTCAACGGCAGTTACTTAAAAATATATTCTCTAATGAAGACCAGTTTACACATGGCGAACTCCAACTGTGGTTATTGATTTTAAAAGAAATCAGGACTCTATCCAACACTTCTGAAAAATTGGCTCATCGTATCCGCAATTTACTAGATCTTGAATAA
- a CDS encoding inorganic phosphate transporter: MSPETILIILALVISFYMAWNIGANDVANAMGTSVGSGALTLKWAIIVAALMEFAGAFLVGSHVTNTVRKGIIEPVVFTGHPNSYIYGMMAALLAAGAWLNIASFRGWPVSTTHSIVGSVLGFGIVFSGFSSIHWDTVSQIAASWVVSPLLSGTISFLIFCLLRKMIFYSKTPVKSAQKMTPFLVFFVLGILTLVMVFKGLKNLHMDLSLYDALILASLIGSIGALVSIPLVNRINSTSTEENHDDHIDPKVEKSMLKVVMHLRRVKESTTGELSDEVTKILDSSEKISNQLEKYTHIKHVSTDYLTVEKIFVYLQILSACFVAFAHGANDVANAIGPLAGILSAVSSGVIEMKAQVPLFVLLLGGLGIVIGLATWGWRVIETIGKCITELTPTRGFAAEFGAAITIVLASKLALPVSTTHTLVGAVLGVGLARGLNSLNLSTIRDILISWVITIPAGAGITIVFYYIIRYAFTGQFA; the protein is encoded by the coding sequence TTGAGCCCAGAAACCATACTTATTATTCTTGCTTTAGTCATCAGCTTCTACATGGCATGGAACATCGGCGCGAATGATGTCGCCAACGCCATGGGAACATCTGTTGGATCAGGAGCGCTAACACTTAAATGGGCAATAATAGTCGCTGCACTGATGGAGTTTGCCGGGGCTTTTTTAGTAGGTTCTCATGTCACAAACACTGTCAGAAAAGGGATTATAGAGCCTGTTGTGTTTACCGGCCACCCAAACAGTTATATCTATGGCATGATGGCGGCATTGCTGGCGGCAGGCGCGTGGCTTAATATTGCTTCGTTCAGGGGCTGGCCTGTTTCTACGACCCACTCAATAGTTGGTTCAGTGTTGGGTTTCGGTATTGTATTCAGCGGATTTTCTTCTATTCACTGGGATACGGTCTCACAGATTGCTGCGAGCTGGGTAGTATCTCCCTTACTAAGTGGAACAATCTCTTTTCTGATTTTCTGCCTCCTGCGCAAGATGATTTTTTATTCCAAAACTCCTGTTAAATCTGCACAGAAGATGACCCCCTTTCTGGTTTTTTTTGTTCTTGGCATTTTAACACTGGTGATGGTTTTTAAGGGCTTAAAAAATCTCCATATGGACCTATCGCTTTACGATGCCTTGATACTCGCAAGTCTTATCGGATCAATTGGAGCTTTAGTGAGCATTCCACTGGTCAACAGGATCAATTCAACATCAACAGAAGAGAATCATGACGACCATATTGACCCAAAGGTAGAAAAAAGCATGTTGAAGGTTGTTATGCATCTGAGAAGAGTGAAAGAGTCAACTACCGGAGAGCTTTCAGACGAAGTAACTAAGATATTGGATAGTTCAGAAAAAATTTCAAATCAGCTTGAAAAATACACTCACATAAAACATGTAAGTACTGATTATCTGACAGTAGAAAAGATTTTTGTTTATCTACAGATATTGAGCGCCTGCTTTGTAGCGTTTGCTCACGGAGCTAACGATGTGGCTAACGCTATCGGACCTTTAGCAGGAATTCTTTCTGCTGTCAGTTCAGGTGTAATTGAAATGAAAGCCCAGGTTCCTTTGTTTGTTCTTTTGCTTGGAGGTCTGGGTATTGTCATCGGACTTGCGACATGGGGATGGCGGGTTATTGAAACTATCGGTAAATGTATTACAGAGCTGACTCCGACAAGGGGATTTGCTGCTGAATTCGGGGCCGCAATAACAATAGTTTTAGCATCTAAGCTGGCATTACCTGTATCGACAACACACACTCTTGTAGGTGCTGTCCTTGGTGTTGGACTTGCCAGGGGTTTGAATTCTTTAAATCTATCAACTATTCGCGATATACTCATTTCTTGGGTTATTACAATACCAGCCGGCGCGGGCATCACTATTGTTTTCTATTATATTATCAGATACGCATTTACCGGACAATTTGCCTAA
- the pgsA gene encoding CDP-diacylglycerol--glycerol-3-phosphate 3-phosphatidyltransferase, with product MGNKNVGAETEEEEFSIMRSVIFNIPNRITLSRLFLAIVFFVFLTYRYLDVALVIFFVAAATDWLDGYLARKWELSTDLGRLVDPFVDKVIICGTFIIFVDIAKEIIAPWMVITIVAREFLVSSIRGFSESKGVKFASNIWGKTKMFIQSWTICAMIIYYAHFKNISWAEYMVTAFMWITIIVTICSGITYVYSAKKTLLAA from the coding sequence ATGGGAAATAAAAATGTTGGAGCTGAAACAGAGGAAGAAGAGTTTAGTATTATGAGAAGTGTAATTTTTAATATTCCAAACCGAATCACACTTTCCCGGCTCTTTCTTGCTATAGTATTTTTTGTTTTTCTGACTTACAGGTATCTTGATGTGGCCCTTGTTATCTTTTTTGTTGCGGCTGCTACTGATTGGCTGGATGGGTATTTAGCCAGGAAATGGGAGCTGTCTACAGACTTAGGACGACTCGTTGATCCATTTGTTGATAAGGTTATTATCTGTGGTACATTTATTATCTTTGTGGATATTGCAAAAGAGATTATAGCGCCATGGATGGTAATTACAATAGTGGCCAGAGAATTTCTGGTTAGTAGTATAAGGGGTTTTTCCGAATCAAAAGGTGTTAAATTTGCCAGTAATATATGGGGGAAAACCAAGATGTTTATTCAGTCGTGGACTATTTGTGCCATGATTATTTACTACGCTCACTTTAAAAATATAAGTTGGGCAGAATATATGGTTACAGCTTTCATGTGGATCACAATTATTGTTACTATTTGTTCCGGTATAACCTATGTATACTCAGCAAAGAAAACGCTACTGGCTGCTTAA
- a CDS encoding DNA translocase FtsK yields the protein MERTRVFHSAYSIVICTVGIFLLISIATFSPNDPPFANYPVNSPVQNYCGKIGASISGWLLTCIGITSYLFAFLVGALGVLLFIKKRIDILWARMIGGILLVVSISPILGILENFTSLFTNPLETGGIIGMIAAFRLTEYLGIPGACILLTLGFLISIMLISNKPLDTFFIWTYKEIRKIFKSKSVIKTDILSKEKHLEPLVEDNTQVVDKCLINAKCETERADAVGEEHEEGKEDEDEDEGFVSVVPPSPPPQAVKLKPRKRTFFSREKELVVPKGKHNKFEDTNYILPPVLLLDQLKRHIHDSDEHVMEKATVLKETLEQFKIVAEVVGLEKGPSVTMYELNLAPGTKVGKIINLSDDIAIALKAPSIRVVAPIPGKSTIGIEVPNTHRKPVQMRELYETASKEMHKRTIPLLLGKDIAGYPLISDLAAMPHLLVAGTTGSGKSVCLNSIILSMLLFQRPEELKLILIDPKMVEFSSFKDIPHLIAPVVTDMKKAAGILEWAVTKMDERYSLLARAGVRDLKSYNKLSDSEKRKRLDPEGDTGLGDIPLFMPCMVIVVDELADLMMVASKEVEASIIRLAQKSRAVGIHLVVATQRPSVDVITGLIKSNLPSRISFHVFSKVDSRTILDQNGAEKLLGKGDMLFLPPGTSKLSRVQGVYVSDDEINRIVDFLKDMSKPEFSPELKVWQGSLKESNATKDELYEEAVRIILETQRGSVSLLQRRLEIGYSRAARLIDLMAEDSIVGEYKGSQAREVFVTLDEWESQQN from the coding sequence ATGGAAAGAACTAGAGTTTTTCATTCGGCATATTCAATTGTTATCTGTACTGTTGGAATATTTTTATTGATAAGTATTGCGACGTTCTCGCCAAATGACCCTCCATTTGCAAATTATCCTGTAAATAGCCCAGTACAAAATTACTGTGGAAAGATTGGGGCCAGTATCTCCGGTTGGTTGCTGACATGCATAGGAATAACATCATATCTGTTTGCGTTCCTGGTTGGTGCTTTGGGCGTATTGTTATTTATAAAGAAGAGAATAGACATTCTATGGGCAAGAATGATTGGTGGAATATTGTTGGTTGTTTCTATTTCACCTATACTGGGAATCCTTGAGAATTTTACCAGTTTATTTACAAATCCACTTGAAACAGGCGGTATTATAGGGATGATAGCCGCATTTAGATTGACAGAATACCTGGGTATTCCGGGTGCATGTATTTTGTTGACGCTGGGGTTCCTTATTTCCATAATGCTTATTTCCAATAAACCGTTAGATACATTCTTTATATGGACGTATAAGGAAATAAGGAAAATATTTAAATCAAAATCTGTTATAAAAACAGATATACTGTCAAAAGAAAAACATTTAGAACCTTTAGTAGAAGATAATACTCAGGTTGTAGATAAATGTTTAATAAACGCTAAATGTGAAACGGAAAGGGCAGATGCTGTTGGCGAAGAGCATGAAGAAGGAAAAGAGGATGAGGATGAAGATGAAGGATTTGTCAGTGTTGTGCCTCCGTCTCCGCCGCCACAGGCTGTGAAACTAAAGCCAAGAAAGAGGACTTTTTTTTCAAGAGAGAAAGAACTTGTTGTGCCTAAAGGAAAGCACAACAAGTTTGAAGATACAAACTATATCCTGCCACCGGTTTTACTTCTGGACCAACTTAAAAGACATATACATGACAGCGACGAACACGTCATGGAGAAGGCGACCGTATTAAAAGAGACATTAGAACAGTTCAAAATTGTTGCTGAGGTTGTAGGTTTGGAAAAAGGCCCTTCCGTCACGATGTATGAACTGAATTTGGCGCCTGGTACAAAGGTTGGGAAGATAATAAATCTTTCTGATGATATTGCCATTGCACTGAAGGCTCCAAGCATACGTGTTGTTGCGCCTATTCCTGGGAAATCTACTATTGGAATAGAAGTTCCAAATACACATAGAAAGCCTGTTCAGATGCGAGAGTTGTACGAGACAGCAAGTAAAGAGATGCACAAACGTACTATACCTCTATTGTTGGGAAAAGATATTGCCGGCTACCCATTGATATCTGATCTTGCTGCAATGCCGCATTTATTAGTTGCCGGAACAACAGGTTCAGGAAAATCCGTGTGCCTTAATTCAATAATATTAAGCATGCTTCTTTTCCAGAGACCTGAAGAGTTGAAACTAATATTAATAGACCCGAAGATGGTGGAATTTTCATCTTTTAAAGATATTCCTCATCTAATAGCACCTGTTGTAACTGATATGAAAAAGGCTGCTGGAATTCTTGAATGGGCTGTCACTAAAATGGATGAAAGATATTCTCTGCTGGCAAGGGCTGGTGTCAGGGATCTTAAAAGTTATAATAAATTAAGTGATTCTGAGAAACGAAAGAGACTAGATCCGGAAGGCGATACAGGCCTTGGTGATATTCCGCTTTTCATGCCTTGTATGGTCATAGTTGTTGATGAGTTAGCGGACTTGATGATGGTTGCTTCAAAAGAGGTAGAAGCTTCAATTATCAGACTTGCTCAGAAATCCAGGGCAGTTGGAATTCACCTTGTTGTCGCAACTCAGAGGCCGTCAGTTGATGTAATTACCGGGCTGATAAAATCTAATTTACCTTCAAGGATTTCATTTCATGTCTTTTCCAAGGTTGACTCACGGACAATTTTAGACCAAAACGGAGCGGAAAAACTTTTAGGTAAGGGAGATATGCTGTTTCTGCCGCCAGGTACATCCAAATTGTCAAGAGTACAGGGAGTATATGTCAGCGATGATGAGATCAATAGGATTGTTGATTTCCTTAAAGATATGTCTAAGCCGGAATTCAGTCCGGAATTAAAGGTATGGCAGGGGTCTTTAAAAGAGAGCAATGCAACAAAAGATGAACTTTATGAAGAAGCAGTAAGAATTATTTTAGAAACACAGCGTGGATCTGTATCATTGCTGCAACGCAGATTGGAGATTGGCTATTCTCGTGCGGCAAGGTTGATAGATTTGATGGCAGAGGATAGTATAGTTGGTGAATATAAAGGGAGCCAGGCAAGAGAAGTTTTTGTTACGCTTGATGAGTGGGAGTCACAGCAGAATTAA
- the dut gene encoding dUTP diphosphatase produces the protein MQKINLKIKRKNGCEDLPLPGYMSQAASGMDLYAAVEEQTIVEINEIKLIPTGIFIALPFGYEAQVRPRSGLALKYGITLVNSPGTIDSDYRGEIGIILCNQGKESFIIERGMRIAQLVVQPVIHAKLEEVDDLDETLRGEGGFGHTGH, from the coding sequence ATGCAGAAAATTAATCTGAAGATAAAGAGAAAAAATGGTTGCGAAGATCTGCCATTGCCTGGTTATATGAGCCAGGCTGCAAGCGGTATGGACCTTTACGCAGCAGTTGAAGAACAAACTATTGTTGAAATAAATGAAATCAAACTAATACCTACGGGGATATTTATTGCGTTGCCTTTTGGTTATGAAGCACAAGTCAGACCTAGGAGCGGACTGGCCTTGAAATATGGAATAACATTAGTTAATTCACCGGGAACTATAGATAGTGATTACCGTGGTGAAATTGGTATTATATTATGCAATCAAGGTAAAGAGAGTTTTATCATAGAGAGAGGTATGCGTATTGCCCAATTAGTAGTCCAGCCGGTTATCCATGCCAAACTCGAAGAAGTGGATGATTTGGATGAGACGCTTAGAGGAGAAGGTGGCTTTGGGCATACCGGACATTAG
- a CDS encoding flavoprotein, with translation MVKNIILGVTGSIAAFKAAILVSKLKSKGYDITVIMTKSSQSFIHPLTFRTLSKNKVVTDIFIDESVYNPHHVSIAHKADIVVIAPATANIIGKLSSGIADDALTSTVTASDVPVIIAPAMEENMYKNPITQRNITILQEVGYHFVGPEKGRLASGKTGVGRMADVEIIIQTIVDKLNNT, from the coding sequence ATGGTTAAAAATATAATATTAGGTGTTACAGGAAGTATTGCTGCGTTCAAAGCGGCAATACTTGTATCTAAGTTAAAAAGTAAGGGCTATGATATTACTGTTATAATGACAAAGTCCTCACAGAGTTTTATTCACCCACTGACATTCAGAACACTTTCTAAGAATAAAGTTGTTACAGATATCTTTATTGATGAAAGTGTGTACAACCCTCACCACGTTTCCATTGCACATAAAGCGGATATAGTTGTAATAGCACCGGCAACAGCGAATATTATTGGCAAACTATCTTCTGGTATAGCTGATGATGCTTTAACCAGTACTGTTACTGCATCCGATGTTCCTGTGATAATAGCTCCTGCTATGGAAGAAAATATGTATAAGAACCCTATAACACAAAGAAATATAACTATTCTTCAGGAAGTGGGTTATCACTTTGTCGGTCCGGAAAAGGGAAGACTTGCTTCCGGGAAAACAGGCGTTGGGCGGATGGCTGACGTAGAGATAATAATTCAAACAATAGTAGACAAACTTAATAACACATAA
- the gmk gene encoding guanylate kinase codes for MSVNKKRCGLVVISGPSGCGKSSICKELTKNPQIKQSVSYTTRKPREGERDGVDYYFVKRNEFEALIRNNKFIEYAEYCGHLYGTPIGPVEEAVGEKKIILLVIDVQGAMQIMKKMPDSIHIFIMPPDVETLKFRLKNRLTEDEDTINKRIVAARKEMESSRHYDYCVINDRLDDAITEIEEILQI; via the coding sequence GTGTCGGTTAATAAAAAAAGATGTGGTCTTGTAGTAATTTCAGGACCTTCAGGGTGTGGTAAGAGTTCGATTTGTAAGGAACTGACGAAGAACCCTCAAATAAAACAATCAGTTTCTTACACTACAAGAAAGCCAAGAGAGGGTGAAAGAGATGGTGTTGATTATTACTTCGTGAAAAGAAATGAGTTTGAGGCGCTTATCAGGAACAATAAATTTATAGAATACGCTGAATATTGTGGCCATTTGTACGGAACGCCAATTGGCCCGGTAGAAGAAGCTGTAGGCGAAAAAAAAATAATCTTGCTTGTTATAGATGTACAAGGCGCAATGCAGATTATGAAAAAAATGCCTGACTCTATTCATATATTTATTATGCCGCCTGATGTTGAAACCCTGAAATTTAGACTGAAAAATAGACTTACAGAAGACGAAGATACGATCAATAAGAGAATTGTGGCTGCCAGGAAAGAGATGGAATCCAGCAGGCATTATGATTATTGTGTTATTAACGATAGATTAGATGATGCAATAACAGAGATCGAAGAGATCTTGCAAATATAG
- a CDS encoding YicC/YloC family endoribonuclease, producing MIKSMTGFGRSELKNELKAIVVEIRSVNNKYLKLNIRIPELLAEFEDKIEKLLKKELVRGTINLTIEYKSCDVMPKCVVNKDVLKEYYNIIGEARKEISFQQDVTLDNLISLPGVLEYKKDLGNGRTEDDGFWHELEQVVKLSINDLKKMREAEGQNLRTEINKWKNKISALLDEIETMAPKVVLDYSTRIQDRISTLLAGTDSKIEESDLHKEIAIFADRCDISEEIGRLKSHILLFDNVMDNEEPNGRKLEFIVQEMFREANTIASKANNSDIIKDVISIKTDIERIKEQILNIE from the coding sequence ATGATTAAGAGCATGACTGGTTTTGGTAGATCAGAATTGAAGAATGAATTGAAGGCAATCGTTGTTGAAATTCGTTCAGTAAACAACAAATATTTAAAGCTCAACATCAGGATACCGGAACTGTTAGCGGAGTTTGAAGATAAGATTGAAAAACTGTTAAAGAAAGAGTTGGTTCGTGGAACAATTAATTTGACAATAGAATATAAATCATGTGATGTGATGCCAAAGTGTGTGGTAAATAAAGACGTTTTAAAAGAATATTACAACATTATTGGTGAAGCGCGTAAAGAAATATCCTTTCAGCAGGATGTTACATTAGACAATCTTATATCACTTCCGGGAGTCTTGGAATATAAAAAGGATCTTGGAAACGGCAGAACAGAGGATGATGGTTTCTGGCATGAACTTGAACAGGTGGTTAAACTTTCGATTAATGATCTGAAGAAAATGAGAGAAGCTGAAGGCCAGAATCTCCGAACGGAAATAAACAAGTGGAAGAATAAAATTTCCGCGTTGCTGGATGAAATTGAAACAATGGCACCTAAAGTTGTTTTGGATTATAGCACCCGAATTCAAGACAGGATATCTACTCTACTGGCTGGTACAGATAGCAAGATAGAAGAGAGCGACCTACATAAGGAAATTGCAATTTTTGCTGACAGATGTGATATTTCAGAGGAAATTGGAAGGCTAAAAAGTCATATTTTATTGTTTGACAATGTGATGGATAATGAAGAACCGAATGGCAGAAAATTGGAATTTATAGTACAGGAAATGTTTCGTGAGGCAAATACTATTGCATCCAAAGCAAATAACTCGGATATTATAAAAGATGTAATTTCGATTAAGACTGATATTGAAAGAATTAAAGAACAGATATTAAATATAGAGTAA
- the secG gene encoding preprotein translocase subunit SecG yields MNLKWIAAVVIIFGLLTVFFILGWSTVLKSLLIFSCVVLVGCVLLQSGKGGGLAAIGGLSDQSAVGTQTGGILARVTYLVGAVFIVATLFLTKMTLTSMHGVDTVRGGAPASLQHDHGEHDGAVDEHEGHNHAPGEHVEHAESTTSQDKIDEAVGSAKSVGMKAVEVVGEDKENIETKAKSLTEETEK; encoded by the coding sequence ATGAATTTAAAATGGATTGCGGCAGTGGTTATTATTTTTGGCTTGCTGACCGTTTTTTTTATTCTTGGCTGGTCTACGGTGTTGAAATCATTATTAATATTTTCATGTGTTGTCCTCGTTGGATGCGTGCTGTTGCAATCGGGAAAAGGAGGTGGCCTGGCTGCTATAGGTGGCTTGTCAGATCAGTCTGCAGTAGGAACACAGACTGGAGGAATACTGGCCAGGGTTACTTATCTTGTCGGAGCAGTCTTTATTGTCGCTACTCTCTTCTTGACAAAGATGACTTTGACATCAATGCACGGGGTCGATACCGTTCGGGGCGGTGCGCCTGCATCGCTTCAACACGACCATGGTGAGCATGATGGTGCTGTCGATGAACATGAGGGCCATAATCATGCACCTGGTGAGCACGTTGAACATGCGGAAAGCACTACATCTCAGGATAAGATTGATGAAGCAGTGGGATCTGCAAAATCAGTGGGAATGAAGGCTGTAGAAGTTGTTGGTGAAGATAAAGAAAATATAGAAACTAAAGCTAAATCCTTAACTGAAGAAACGGAAAAATGA
- the tpiA gene encoding triose-phosphate isomerase, translated as MKKQFIAGNWKMNLTLNKARDLAKSICEGLADSNTVDVGIFPPFVYLKDICDILQSSNVFVGAQNMSMEKSGAFTGEISGEMLRDIGCTHVIIGHSERRTIFKETDHIINSKIKSALLNGLCPILCVGESQKERDTGKTDEVVDGQLSGSLENLTSEQVKGLTIAYEPVWAIGTGKTATPDQANEVHACIRNIIRKKYDNSTAQSVRIQYGGSVNSNNAKELLGQLEIDGALVGGASLDPDSFLDIVSGAVRHA; from the coding sequence ATGAAGAAACAATTTATAGCTGGTAACTGGAAGATGAATTTGACACTAAATAAAGCCAGAGACCTTGCAAAATCTATTTGTGAAGGATTGGCGGATTCTAATACTGTAGATGTTGGAATATTTCCTCCGTTTGTTTATCTTAAGGATATATGTGATATCTTGCAATCCAGCAATGTGTTTGTGGGCGCACAGAACATGAGTATGGAAAAGAGTGGTGCGTTTACCGGTGAGATTTCAGGGGAAATGCTCAGGGATATTGGTTGTACTCATGTGATAATCGGTCATTCAGAGCGAAGAACAATATTTAAAGAAACAGATCATATAATAAATTCTAAGATTAAGTCAGCATTATTAAATGGCTTATGTCCAATTCTGTGTGTTGGCGAAAGTCAAAAAGAGAGAGATACCGGGAAAACCGATGAGGTTGTGGATGGCCAGTTATCAGGAAGTCTGGAAAATTTAACATCTGAACAGGTTAAAGGATTAACGATAGCATATGAGCCTGTGTGGGCGATTGGTACAGGAAAGACAGCAACACCGGACCAGGCTAATGAAGTACACGCATGCATCAGAAATATAATTAGAAAAAAATACGACAATAGTACTGCTCAAAGTGTTAGAATCCAATATGGTGGAAGCGTAAATTCTAATAATGCGAAGGAACTCCTGGGTCAACTTGAAATTGATGGCGCCCTGGTTGGTGGGGCGAGTCTGGATCCTGATTCATTCTTAGACATAGTGTCTGGTGCAGTAAGGCATGCATAG